GTCATATTTTGAGCCTTCAAGAGGAGGTAGTATGTAGAGTTCAAACAATCCGAAGTTTGATATAGCAACCTTCAAATTTAGCAAACATGACAACATTACATTTCCCCAAAAACACAACAACTGAGACCTAGGTCCATTATAAGTCCCAGACACGAAAAGCAAATAGTTCCAGTCACCTTCTACTCATGGGACTAACATTACTTCAGTAAAAAAAGTTCCAGAATACTTGCAATTGTATATTACCCTGTTATGCTTCTGAAGGAAATCCAAGAACTGCCCCCATTCTTTTTCCTGATGGGAATCTTCACAGGCTGGTGTTATAGAAAAACCAGGCAATGAAGATAGAAATCTGACCTTGTCTTTCCTGACAATGGAAGTTATGTCCCAAACTGCAGGCCTGTCATTCATGTACTTTTAAAAGGCTTGGATTTATAAACCAAAGAATGCAATTAGATTTCCAAATTAAAGGCACAAAAAAGTGACAAGAAGAACTTAGAAATCAAAAGGGAAAAAGATTACTAGAATGTCAGGCTCTTTTGACATGATCAGTATCTATGCGGGAGCATGTATACATAAGACAAACTACTAAGTACTAACAAGTTCATAAATCCACAGTCCACATTCATATATTGTGAATTGAGAGAAGACAACTAATAAATCTAAAAATGGTTTTGGATTTTGCACTCTATTTATCCAACTGATAGTTGTTCCATTTTCTACTATCAGATATGTTAATGCAGGTAAAATTTCAAGACTTcgtgaaaaaatatttttttgtcatGTGTGATACATGCTCTGTTGGGACAGCATAAATGCTTGGGCCATTATGTATATAGGCCATTTATGTGCCTTCATGACAGCTAACACAAGTTAATGTGAGTATGATTCTCTCTACTCATACTTCAACTCAGCTCCCAATTAGTCAAACAAGTGAGGTTGATAAAAACTTATACATTTACTTTTATCCTTTAGTCCGTGTAAGAATTCATGTGTCACCTTAATTTTAATATCATCACTCATCAGCCAATCAAAATTGTAAATGAcagatttttaaatatatactagCAGCGAGTAGGTTACTTCAACCCGTAGCTACATTACCCATCGGGTGGAAATATAAGCATAATGTACCATGGTCAATAGCTACAGTAATACAAACCATGGGCATGTAGAAGAGCTATATACAAGGTCCAGTGAAGACGAACCATAGTATAATAACTTCCACTCAGCATCATATACAGCATGAGTGTGATGTATGTTGCCTCATTGAGAATCTTAAAGGACATGTCAATACATCAGTTGCAGTGGTGACTTACATTTGACTGGGTGGATTGACACATGCTGCACAACTTATAattcttttatcctttgtcaGTTTAATAAGAGTCTGGGAACAACCTGCAGAACATTTCATAAAAAGGTCAAATATAGAAGCCTATTTAAGGCTTAATTTCATAGAAATTTATTCATTCACAAAGCATTTACATGAGTGGATGAGTAAAAGCTGCCATAATATCAAAGCTCATGCACAAAAAACATAAATCCACCAACTTAACTCACAACATGCAATGTACAAATTTCCATTGatctttttttttgggggggggtgGGGTCCTTCTCTAATCTCATAATCTAATCAATATGGATGCATGTGAAAGGAAATATGTTTCATTTGAGtggaaaaaaagagaaggaagaaaacatagagagagagagagacaatATATAGGAACAAACGAAACAAAGAATTATTCAATGCGGATGAGTTGAAGTGCAACAATCACCTTCTCCCATTGGAGTATCTTCCATGAAATGATCCCCCATTACAAATCCAGTCATGACATGTAACTTTTAGGAAACAGAGAAGAGAGGGTAAGTTCCTTTAATTAAGCTCAACAGAcaaacattttataaatttataatttagcAACAAATCTTTTGAAAAAGCATCATCTAAGAACgcaaaatagaaagtttaacGATAGCATTCCTATGGATCACAGCCATATGCAGCTTGTGATACGTAACACACAAATCATTGTTTCAACCATAATTTTCACACAATGAAAACTCAAGAGCAGTAGGAGAAGGTGGAGTGCAACCATTGACCAAACTCTCAACACTAGCCGCCCACATTTCTAATTTCATCATCGGCGCCTAATTAATCACATCCTGACGTGACTTTGAAATATGCCACCAGTAAATTTTCTCATCTAAAGTATGTAGAATTAACTTATCACCTAGATAATTCGCAACACAGAGCTTTTTTCAAGAGAATTTTGCTATCATATCAAAAATTACGCCATCATCAATCAAAGCCACACTCAGTTACCAAAAGCAACACTATTATGAAGTTGTATCTTATAATCAGCACTATGAGCATCACTTTCGGTGCATTCAACGAGCAGCACAAATATTACATGTAAAGCGCCAGCCTCATACACAACACAAAAAGATCCAGCTCAAAAACTCAACGAATTAGCAAAATTTCAAATGACGAGGAAATGTTTACAGTAAAATCAATCGACTCAAAGCAAGAAACActcaaaaaatcataaaattgaaaCATTATCACTCAATTCTGCAGCATATACAAAATATCATAACCCTATGCCATGCAATCAAACTATTGAAAGGTGCTGAAGCTACTGTAGTAAAATTCAAATGGAAAGACATTTTCGAACGAAGCGGGAAAACAAAATAGCTGTCTCATCACCAAAACCCTACCACCTACAAAAAAGGGGAACACTGTATATGATGATCAAAACACGCCAAAACAACGAAGCAACAACAGCAAAATGTgagaatttttatattttcgtGTACGTATATTAGTATTTAGCTAGTTTAGCTTCAATGTGTATACATAAATTCGTGAGAATTTGCAAATACTAACCCAGAATTTCTGATTGAAGACTGAGAGAGATTCGTGAGAATTTGCAAATACTAACCCAGAATTTCTGATTGAACTGAGAGAGAGAATTGCTTTCGACGTTAGCACAGTAGCTTCAGCTATAAAATAACTGCTGATTATTGGAGCCGTACAACTTTGAAAAGTGAAATGTAATATATAATGGTAAATTGTAAATTACCCGATGTAAATGTTTCATATAGATAATTAATTTCATTGTTCATAATTAAATGTAATGTTTCATATTTGTAATCCCatttatttttactaattttaataaattgacacaatatttagtaaaacattttattagtagtattttattatagATATAGGACTCATTTTTCTTATAATTTTCATTCACTTTTATTTGTATATCATAGAACTAAAATGAAAGGCAACAGAAAATAAATGACTAATTTTGCAGCACTATACAAAATTGGTTCTTATTCttaatagtactagtaaataattcacctttatataaatataaagatTTGAGATCAATTATGAATCCATTTTGAATGTAATTTGCAATTATGATAACTAATTGAGGGCAATATATTCAGCCACAAAATGTGACGTTATGTTGAATATTGATTATATATGTGCCCATCTGATTTTATGTATCTTCCAAATCTTGTTTACTTTTATTAAAGTGATTGATGTTTATTAGATCAAAAAATACGAGATGGAGTTGCAATAATATTGTTTCGGATTTTATAAATTGTTAAATCTTATTTTCACAACTTATAAAAGGTGTGAGGAGATTCAGCTAAGCGATACGTCCGTATATTTATCACctacaaatttataaaatatgtcaCTCAATCATTACAAAGTAGAAGTTCGATTTTCATCTCACCAAAATATAAGTGACATATATATTGATATGATCATCAACATTAAAGTGTGGATAAAAtgtttgaaatttatttaattaattatatagcTAAATTCCCTTGTTCGGGCTTGAATGCTCAAGGAGTGGGCCTGTGCGGAGGGCTGCGGCAATGCTTACCTCCACACGAGGGCCCGGGCCAAATAGGGTCTTCAATATAGGAAAAGACTGGATGGCTGATCTGTGACTTCTCCATCGTCTCTGGGCTAGACGTTTCACGTTCAGAGGCTCGAGAAGacattttatattttctatataaaaaGTTATTGCATTCAAGacgaaattaaatgttttagtGAGAAGAAACAACATAAGGTAGATGTTGGGAAGTTCCCTGGCTACAAATTACAATAGCTTGTGGTGACATTGTGAGAACTATGAGAACAAAAATTTCAAGAAAAGCCATTACTTTAGCTCCCATATTAATGTTGGAGGTTAAATTAAGATGCTTTTTTTTGTGAGTTAGTGTTTGATTAAATCCTCAATTTATACAGATAGATTTGAGTATTTTTGAGATACACTTGGGCCCTTGGCTACTTCCACACATAACTTTACGTTTTGGAAAATATTTCCTAATGCACATTACT
This genomic interval from Salvia splendens isolate huo1 unplaced genomic scaffold, SspV2 ctg258, whole genome shotgun sequence contains the following:
- the LOC121789513 gene encoding uncharacterized protein LOC121789513 yields the protein MTGFVMGDHFMEDTPMGEGCSQTLIKLTKDKRIISCAACVNPPSQMPAVWDITSIVRKDKVRFLSSLPGFSITPACEDSHQEKEWGQFLDFLQKHNRVAISNFGLFELYILPPLEGSKYDLATVRFKGKASKTSP